A part of Quatrionicoccus australiensis genomic DNA contains:
- a CDS encoding RNA polymerase sigma factor: MPSSLASSLNNQICLTQLYRDHFDELRQYLSRRLDCPEAGRDAAQDVFLRLLVKPPEEAIYNPRAFLLHAGKNLVIDLLRASRTRPILVPIDDFQDSLPDPIADPARIAAARQQLFALANDIQSLPAKCRQVFFLHRFDALTQNQIAEQLAISAKTVEKHLANAMLHLRRLRAGQLVCN, encoded by the coding sequence ATGCCCTCCTCCCTCGCTTCCAGCCTGAATAACCAGATTTGCCTGACGCAGCTGTATCGCGATCACTTCGACGAATTGCGCCAATATCTCAGCCGTCGGCTCGATTGTCCGGAAGCAGGACGGGATGCCGCCCAGGACGTTTTCTTGCGCTTGCTGGTCAAGCCGCCCGAAGAAGCCATTTACAACCCCCGGGCTTTCCTGCTCCATGCCGGCAAAAATCTCGTCATCGACCTGCTGCGCGCCAGCCGGACCAGGCCGATCCTCGTTCCCATCGACGATTTCCAGGACAGCCTGCCCGACCCGATCGCCGATCCGGCACGCATCGCAGCGGCGCGCCAACAACTGTTTGCCCTGGCCAACGACATCCAGTCGCTGCCGGCCAAATGCCGCCAGGTCTTTTTCCTGCATCGCTTCGACGCCCTGACCCAAAACCAGATTGCCGAGCAGCTAGCCATTTCGGCTAAAACCGTGGAAAAGCATCTGGCCAACGCCATGCTCCACTTGCGCCGACTCCGGGCCGGCCAGTTGGTCTGCAATTGA
- a CDS encoding TonB-dependent receptor domain-containing protein, giving the protein MQSKSRARPAALRKLLITTMILACHSVAVFAAPDVTVDIAAQPLSSALRDLASQAGVQLVFAAETVGAAKARAIKGEMSVDAALRKLLLGSGLDFRKDGERSYVVVKSAEIEHGLAEVVVTATRTERRVDDVPASVSVITAKDIASQRPTVISDLLRNIEGVDVSNTASLAGSESVMLRGIGGSYGGSTSQVLLDGMPLESPITGIHYGMKTLAVQDVERIEVVRGPASALYGPSAVGGVVNLMSRRWQGTPGAEVQIGGGSHGSTLVGGAVGGAWDVADFRLSVSDYRTDGYVAQPEPDRWGTRDLGARDGQDKKIALTGGLRPSENQEITFGIRSSDIESAWLGGHPNYRIHARLESYDLGYRAEIGDWAVVKARYRKLQQKARVFFDADAYMANGDLSLAEFDNRTDSSDSIDLQADLRLARNNVLSLGYSYGLGKYTTTADYTGAFLGFPAEQSSSKSELTGLFIQDEHRFTEALSVLLGGRWDHYRFFGDSRDGVATGKNSSDDVFNPRVGARYRLTEAASVYATAGTAYVPALNSLKFRSGGVWLDNAGLKPETSVTYEVGANYREGPLATRAAIYHTDYTDKIEVITVGVQRQFSNVSKVAVNGLELAMEAKLASGWHPYVNYTYTDSKIKQNPGDLLTEGKRLQRVAPHKLNVGVTYAPSDSWYGRISGRHVAAYYFNDQNTADARNPGHFVADMKFGVNLPAGGFARKLELSLAINNLFDKRYGEQQYEYLDGRNVWLGLSAKF; this is encoded by the coding sequence TTGCAAAGCAAATCGAGGGCGCGCCCGGCGGCGTTGCGGAAACTACTGATCACCACAATGATCCTGGCTTGCCATAGCGTTGCAGTTTTTGCCGCTCCGGATGTCACGGTCGATATCGCGGCTCAGCCACTCTCTTCCGCGCTGCGTGACCTGGCCAGCCAGGCCGGAGTGCAATTGGTATTTGCGGCCGAGACGGTGGGGGCTGCCAAGGCACGCGCAATCAAAGGTGAAATGAGCGTCGATGCCGCTCTCCGCAAGTTGCTGCTCGGCAGCGGGCTGGATTTTCGCAAGGACGGTGAGCGCAGTTACGTGGTGGTGAAGTCAGCCGAGATCGAACATGGCCTGGCTGAAGTTGTGGTGACGGCAACGCGGACGGAGCGGCGGGTTGACGATGTGCCGGCCAGTGTCAGCGTCATCACTGCCAAGGATATTGCCAGCCAGAGGCCCACGGTTATCAGCGACCTGCTGCGCAATATCGAAGGTGTCGACGTCAGCAACACGGCGTCGTTAGCCGGAAGCGAGTCGGTTATGTTGCGCGGCATAGGCGGGTCGTACGGTGGCTCGACCAGCCAGGTTTTGCTCGATGGCATGCCGTTGGAGTCGCCGATTACCGGCATTCACTACGGTATGAAAACACTCGCCGTCCAGGATGTTGAGCGCATTGAGGTCGTTCGAGGGCCGGCTTCGGCACTTTACGGTCCGAGTGCCGTCGGTGGCGTGGTCAACCTGATGTCCAGGCGATGGCAGGGCACGCCGGGAGCGGAAGTGCAGATCGGCGGTGGAAGTCATGGCTCGACCCTGGTCGGAGGTGCAGTCGGCGGGGCGTGGGATGTGGCCGATTTCAGGTTGTCGGTCAGTGATTACCGCACAGATGGTTACGTCGCGCAGCCGGAGCCGGATCGTTGGGGAACCAGGGATTTGGGCGCGCGCGATGGCCAGGATAAAAAAATCGCTCTGACCGGCGGTTTGCGGCCATCCGAGAATCAGGAAATCACCTTTGGCATCCGCAGTTCGGATATCGAATCAGCCTGGTTGGGTGGCCATCCCAACTACCGTATCCATGCGCGGCTGGAAAGCTACGACCTGGGCTACCGTGCCGAGATCGGTGACTGGGCGGTAGTCAAGGCTCGCTATCGCAAGTTGCAGCAAAAGGCGCGGGTGTTTTTTGATGCCGATGCGTATATGGCGAATGGGGACCTGTCCCTGGCCGAATTTGATAATCGAACCGATAGCAGCGATTCCATCGATTTGCAGGCAGATCTTCGTCTTGCCCGGAACAATGTACTTTCCCTTGGCTATAGCTACGGTCTGGGAAAATACACAACTACGGCCGACTATACCGGCGCCTTTCTTGGCTTTCCGGCCGAGCAGAGCTCATCGAAGAGCGAGTTGACCGGGTTATTCATCCAGGACGAACACCGGTTTACGGAAGCCTTGTCGGTTTTGCTCGGCGGGCGCTGGGATCATTACCGGTTTTTCGGCGATAGCCGCGATGGAGTCGCAACGGGCAAGAATTCGAGCGACGATGTGTTCAACCCGCGCGTCGGGGCACGCTACCGCCTGACCGAGGCCGCTTCGGTGTATGCCACCGCAGGCACGGCTTACGTCCCGGCGCTCAACTCGCTGAAATTCCGCAGCGGCGGCGTTTGGCTCGATAACGCCGGGTTGAAACCAGAAACCTCGGTGACCTACGAGGTGGGCGCCAATTACCGTGAAGGCCCCCTGGCCACCCGGGCGGCGATTTATCACACCGATTACACCGACAAAATTGAAGTCATCACGGTGGGGGTGCAGAGGCAGTTCAGCAACGTCAGCAAAGTCGCGGTCAATGGCCTGGAATTGGCCATGGAAGCGAAATTGGCCAGCGGCTGGCATCCCTACGTGAACTACACCTATACCGATTCCAAGATCAAACAAAATCCGGGTGATCTTCTGACGGAAGGCAAACGGCTGCAACGGGTTGCCCCGCACAAGCTCAATGTGGGCGTTACCTATGCGCCTTCCGATAGCTGGTATGGCCGCATTTCCGGTCGCCATGTGGCGGCCTACTATTTCAACGACCAGAACACGGCGGATGCCCGCAATCCAGGCCATTTTGTTGCCGATATGAAGTTCGGCGTGAATCTGCCGGCCGGCGGGTTTGCCCGCAAGCTTGAGTTGTCGCTGGCGATCAACAATCTGTTCGATAAACGCTATGGCGAGCAGCAATACGAATACCTGGATGGTCGGAATGTTTGGCTCGGTCTGAGTGCGAAGTTCTGA